In one window of Kosmotoga pacifica DNA:
- a CDS encoding TrpB-like pyridoxal phosphate-dependent enzyme has product MEERIRVTLPSGEMIKNWYNVKADLPFKLDPPLNPKTGKIITPKELSAIFCPSIIEQEATDERYIKIPEEVLREYAVFRPTPLIRASFLEEYLGTPAKIYYKYEGASPTGSHKTNTALAQAYYNARDSVEQLVTETGAGQWGSALTYAGVKFGLKVRVFMVRVSYNQKPMRKHMMKLFGGDVLESPSDETESGLRFLKDDLKHPGSLGIAISEAIETVLKSGKSKYALGSVLDHVLLHQTVIGLELKKQLKLINETPTVIIGCHGGGSNFGGTILPFVLEKLSGQEIRFLACEPESCPTLTEGEYRYDYGDSSGFTPLLKMYTLGKDFVPPKIHAGGLRYHGSAPIIAKLLEEKLIEAENFPQEETFQAARLFSKVEGIIPAPETAHAIAGVIREALKAKTMKKEEVIVFTLSGHGLLDLSAYS; this is encoded by the coding sequence ATGGAGGAAAGAATCAGAGTGACGCTACCTTCTGGGGAAATGATAAAGAACTGGTACAACGTAAAGGCAGATCTTCCGTTCAAATTGGACCCACCCTTAAACCCGAAAACAGGCAAAATTATAACACCAAAAGAGTTGTCAGCAATATTTTGCCCTTCGATTATTGAGCAGGAAGCTACAGACGAAAGGTACATTAAGATTCCCGAGGAAGTGCTCAGAGAGTATGCGGTCTTCAGACCTACTCCCCTTATAAGAGCAAGCTTTCTGGAGGAGTATCTCGGGACGCCAGCGAAAATTTATTACAAATACGAAGGAGCCTCGCCTACTGGCAGTCACAAGACGAACACGGCACTCGCACAGGCGTACTATAACGCCAGAGATAGCGTTGAACAGCTTGTGACCGAAACTGGCGCGGGTCAGTGGGGGAGTGCCCTCACATACGCTGGGGTGAAGTTTGGACTTAAAGTCCGAGTATTCATGGTCAGAGTTAGCTACAACCAAAAACCCATGAGAAAACACATGATGAAACTGTTTGGTGGCGACGTCCTGGAAAGTCCGAGTGATGAAACTGAAAGTGGGTTGAGGTTCCTCAAAGATGACCTTAAACATCCGGGCTCTCTGGGTATCGCAATAAGTGAAGCCATTGAAACAGTTTTGAAAAGTGGAAAATCGAAATACGCGCTTGGTAGTGTTCTCGACCACGTTCTCCTTCATCAGACTGTGATAGGGCTTGAGCTGAAGAAACAACTGAAACTGATAAACGAAACCCCCACTGTGATCATCGGGTGCCACGGTGGAGGGTCAAATTTCGGTGGAACCATACTGCCTTTCGTCCTTGAAAAACTCAGCGGACAGGAAATAAGGTTCCTGGCTTGTGAGCCCGAATCCTGCCCAACTTTGACAGAAGGCGAATATAGATATGACTATGGAGACTCCTCGGGTTTTACACCATTACTCAAGATGTACACCCTGGGTAAGGACTTCGTGCCTCCAAAGATACACGCAGGCGGTTTGAGATACCACGGTTCAGCCCCGATTATCGCGAAACTTCTCGAAGAAAAACTCATTGAAGCGGAAAATTTTCCTCAAGAAGAAACCTTCCAGGCAGCGAGGTTGTTTTCAAAAGTAGAGGGAATAATACCTGCTCCTGAAACAGCGCACGCAATCGCAGGAGTGATAAGGGAAGCTCTAAAAGCGAAAACTATGAAAAAAGAGGAAGTCATTGTTTTCACTCTGAGCGGTCATGGTTTGTTGGACCTTTCCGCATATTCATGA
- a CDS encoding flavin reductase family protein: MDALGKIYTTTTIVTMNVGGKLNGISIAWITRVSITPPMLAISIGKTRYSHELLNKTDRFGVCIMKPNAEELVSYFGSKSGRNVDKFAGLNYTLSDSGIPIVPDTLAYIECIIKSKADAGDHTIFIGEVVLQKTFDEGKPLIYGEHRMLG; the protein is encoded by the coding sequence GTGGACGCACTTGGCAAAATTTATACAACGACCACCATCGTAACAATGAATGTCGGTGGAAAACTGAATGGCATTTCCATCGCGTGGATAACCCGGGTTTCTATTACCCCACCGATGTTGGCGATCTCTATTGGAAAAACGAGATATTCCCACGAACTGCTGAATAAAACCGACAGGTTTGGTGTGTGTATTATGAAGCCCAATGCTGAAGAGCTCGTGAGTTATTTCGGTTCAAAGAGCGGCAGAAATGTTGATAAATTCGCCGGGCTCAACTACACACTGAGTGATTCTGGTATTCCCATCGTCCCTGATACTCTCGCGTATATTGAATGTATCATCAAAAGCAAAGCAGATGCTGGAGACCACACAATCTTCATTGGAGAAGTCGTTCTCCAGAAAACGTTCGATGAAGGGAAACCTCTGATTTACGGCGAACACAGAATGCTCGGGTAG
- a CDS encoding InlB B-repeat-containing protein has translation MRRILFVLTLAILFLILTGCPSIQKGHTLTIGADSPGVTVVVDGEKYTTPVSLLVSEGLHTIEVVNPTAEIDFSTKDASELAETSYEFTGWSDGDVENPRTLEVLSDTRLDILTATKYLVYTYSNPYGLVTIPGSGFYVAGSVITLNAPHVDGYAFDKWYVNNVVVSQDETLQLKVDGMKIVIGSYKKASSDTILKVNTKPYSELKISIDGSEYPSPKSLYVENGSSHTIGVTSPQYRDISSLVPGDDVLLSFKSWTDGSTEQKRNVVVNDTVTYTAEFDVSYKVQVEADPDSVVIDGTGWYPANGKIQLSAPALEEYLFDHWEVNGSSFSSENTVEITVDSPKLIKAIYQKNVSTKQLTVKTLPDKLKVTIDGNTYEAPVVVTVEEGTVHTVNVEQVQEKDESTFVSGSDTRYVFTEWNDGSTELSRILTVSSDIEVTAQFSTEYKVDISESPAGIATISGEGWYASGQNVTLSAPSVSGYTFDHWEINGVNLGSSNPLTTTVSKPLMVKAVYSSSSALPAPTDLKLYGSVNTQILLSWKDNATNEDGYEIWRKVEGGTYQRILKTGPNVYVMYDFYPVAGKTNYYKVRAFKKDGTYSDFSNEVSTAGDEPSSVPDPTDPIPANGAVNQDTSLVLQWSVGSSNPSDYRYDVYIGKTTSPSLYAADLESTKIAVTLDPNTKYYWKIVVRSGSEKNEGPLWSFTTGSVVKTGVFKIANSWGIGGWEKVPDGFFYITYEAVKMNRMGVFIVAPKQHYEPKAVAVFKISHPNRGDMKVYVGVGDPSTTAKIKVFNNFYMDGGDHPYPDNKIVLDITELLPIDNQPVFLKVYDGTEYETGTIEYFAVEIYNDYKSGVPVAKYEASGLPVSTSNGKYTYVTIPNVSAVSFTALSTGLTDGIKTSKITELELKKLKESFGVYEGGVNYNVIIDGHGTGYIPPTEEQWQEIMKTAKIISGIEMPTTALPSAVDHSQEIYFPPIGNQGNEGSCTSWTIGYYISTYYEAKENGWDLSGATYSYSGIDSAHLDKVMSPDFLYHQVNNGIDAGSYFEDNIKVISQMGIASWKTMPYSSSDHYSWPSEQAWREAPLHRNTNAKIYYMTISDDDDIKTLKALIANGYVVSIGIDAYQFSSLKSNDVWDIDNYWQSTINHAVTIVGYDDSM, from the coding sequence ATGAGAAGAATTCTGTTCGTTCTAACCCTGGCGATACTTTTTCTTATTTTAACAGGCTGTCCTTCCATTCAAAAGGGTCATACGCTTACAATTGGCGCAGATTCGCCCGGAGTAACAGTTGTTGTTGATGGTGAAAAGTACACTACGCCGGTTTCGTTACTTGTTTCTGAAGGACTGCATACTATTGAAGTGGTCAATCCAACAGCTGAGATCGACTTTTCAACTAAAGATGCTTCGGAATTGGCTGAAACTAGCTATGAATTTACTGGTTGGAGCGACGGGGATGTTGAAAACCCAAGGACACTGGAAGTGTTAAGCGACACCAGGCTTGATATTCTTACAGCCACAAAATATCTTGTGTATACTTATTCTAATCCATATGGCCTGGTTACAATACCCGGAAGTGGTTTCTATGTAGCTGGCTCAGTAATTACGCTAAACGCACCTCACGTGGATGGATATGCGTTCGATAAATGGTATGTGAATAATGTAGTAGTAAGTCAGGATGAAACTCTGCAACTAAAAGTCGATGGAATGAAAATAGTCATTGGTAGTTATAAAAAGGCTTCCTCGGATACTATCTTGAAAGTCAATACCAAGCCGTATTCTGAATTAAAAATAAGCATAGATGGTTCTGAGTATCCTTCACCAAAATCCCTCTATGTAGAAAACGGAAGTAGTCATACTATAGGAGTCACATCACCACAGTACAGGGACATTTCTTCTCTTGTTCCTGGAGATGACGTCTTGCTGAGCTTCAAAAGCTGGACCGATGGAAGTACGGAACAAAAGAGAAATGTCGTTGTTAATGACACAGTCACATATACGGCTGAATTTGATGTTTCTTACAAGGTTCAGGTAGAAGCAGACCCAGATTCTGTGGTTATTGATGGTACCGGCTGGTATCCAGCCAATGGAAAAATACAACTCAGCGCTCCCGCCCTTGAAGAATATCTGTTTGATCACTGGGAAGTAAATGGTTCGTCTTTTAGTTCGGAAAATACCGTGGAAATTACGGTTGATTCTCCAAAGCTTATTAAAGCCATCTATCAGAAAAATGTATCTACAAAACAATTGACGGTGAAAACTTTACCAGACAAATTAAAAGTTACCATCGATGGGAACACCTATGAAGCCCCAGTTGTTGTCACCGTGGAAGAGGGCACAGTGCACACAGTGAATGTGGAACAAGTTCAGGAAAAGGATGAATCCACATTTGTTAGTGGCAGTGATACGCGATATGTGTTCACCGAATGGAACGATGGTTCGACAGAGCTTTCAAGAATACTTACAGTTAGTAGTGATATAGAAGTCACAGCTCAGTTCTCCACAGAATACAAGGTTGATATCTCAGAATCCCCCGCAGGCATCGCAACAATTTCAGGTGAGGGATGGTATGCCAGTGGTCAAAATGTGACATTGTCGGCTCCTTCTGTTTCTGGATATACTTTTGATCACTGGGAAATCAACGGCGTTAACTTGGGTAGTTCCAACCCACTCACGACAACAGTCAGCAAACCGCTCATGGTAAAGGCTGTTTATTCCTCTTCATCAGCGCTACCTGCACCTACGGATCTCAAGTTATATGGTTCTGTTAATACACAGATCCTGCTCTCCTGGAAAGACAATGCTACAAACGAAGACGGCTATGAGATCTGGAGAAAAGTTGAAGGCGGAACCTACCAGAGAATCTTAAAAACAGGTCCTAATGTCTATGTAATGTATGATTTCTATCCTGTGGCCGGAAAAACAAATTATTATAAAGTACGCGCTTTCAAGAAAGACGGGACATACTCTGACTTCTCTAATGAGGTTAGTACAGCAGGTGATGAACCCAGCTCGGTTCCCGATCCTACTGATCCAATTCCGGCAAATGGTGCCGTCAACCAGGATACTTCGTTGGTTCTTCAGTGGAGCGTTGGCTCTTCCAATCCAAGTGATTACAGATACGATGTGTACATCGGAAAAACGACTTCCCCATCACTGTATGCTGCCGATCTCGAAAGCACAAAAATCGCTGTTACGCTTGATCCCAACACGAAGTACTACTGGAAGATTGTGGTGAGATCAGGCAGCGAAAAAAACGAAGGTCCTCTCTGGAGTTTCACTACGGGTTCGGTTGTCAAAACAGGCGTATTCAAGATAGCCAATTCCTGGGGTATCGGGGGTTGGGAAAAAGTCCCTGATGGGTTCTTCTATATCACTTACGAAGCCGTGAAAATGAATAGAATGGGTGTGTTTATTGTCGCCCCGAAACAGCATTACGAACCAAAAGCCGTCGCCGTATTCAAGATTTCCCACCCCAACAGGGGAGATATGAAGGTATATGTGGGTGTTGGTGATCCATCAACAACGGCGAAAATCAAAGTATTCAACAATTTCTACATGGACGGTGGAGACCACCCTTATCCTGATAACAAGATCGTGCTGGACATAACCGAGCTGTTGCCAATTGACAACCAACCTGTTTTCCTGAAAGTCTATGACGGAACTGAATACGAAACGGGTACTATAGAGTATTTTGCTGTCGAAATTTACAATGACTACAAATCCGGTGTTCCAGTTGCAAAATACGAAGCCAGTGGACTCCCTGTGAGTACGAGCAATGGAAAATATACCTATGTCACCATACCGAACGTAAGTGCTGTTAGTTTCACGGCATTATCAACAGGTCTAACTGATGGAATTAAAACCAGTAAGATAACGGAACTCGAATTGAAAAAGTTGAAAGAGAGCTTCGGGGTTTACGAAGGTGGAGTGAATTACAATGTAATAATTGATGGCCATGGCACGGGATACATCCCCCCCACTGAAGAGCAGTGGCAGGAAATAATGAAGACCGCAAAGATCATTTCCGGTATCGAAATGCCAACAACCGCTCTTCCTTCGGCTGTTGATCATTCTCAGGAAATATACTTCCCACCCATTGGTAATCAGGGAAACGAGGGTTCCTGTACATCATGGACAATCGGTTACTATATAAGTACTTATTACGAAGCCAAAGAGAATGGCTGGGACCTCTCTGGAGCAACATATAGCTACAGTGGCATCGACAGTGCCCATTTGGACAAAGTAATGAGCCCGGATTTCCTCTACCACCAAGTAAACAACGGAATAGATGCTGGTTCTTATTTTGAAGACAACATAAAAGTCATATCTCAAATGGGTATCGCATCCTGGAAAACGATGCCATACAGCTCCAGCGATCATTACAGCTGGCCTTCAGAACAAGCATGGAGAGAAGCTCCGCTACACAGAAACACCAATGCGAAGATATACTATATGACTATCAGTGATGACGATGACATCAAGACGCTAAAAGCTCTGATAGCCAATGGATATGTGGTCTCAATAGGGATCGATGCCTATCAATTCTCATCTTTGAAAAGCAACGATGTTTGGGACATCGATAACTACTGGCAATCGACCATAAACCATGCTGTTACTATTGTCGGTTACGACGACAGCATGTGA
- a CDS encoding AfsR/SARP family transcriptional regulator produces the protein MERVLSITTFGTYRVMHKNVDILGQYCKSEKGTELFRYLLANYGRKISKEEIISLFWPGMNEKRARQNLSSTLYFVRNAFDKALGVGAGKNLCRSSCQMCWIEFDESIYFDALELKKEITLANKTSNINEKVLHLENAVSLYRGDFMQEDEYNDWVVPIRVEYREIAMNAFVELLDILYQKGEYNECMFYTLRLMEIAPYNETGIKYKLRLLKRQGRISEARETYLRYVEHLKKHYDEKFAKDFEDIISSLENIDTQPKKGHDLLEQKGGAALIDVKMFMEFAKFESLKRTSSACILFLQPKGFEKLAERAKKELILLITSALRQGDVVAVNDKNIYILLAEGRKSLANMVENRLKNKEKLNKLLENLDLNSIQSKAFELNTFNDYLIFKSSV, from the coding sequence ATGGAGAGGGTGTTAAGCATCACAACTTTTGGAACCTACAGAGTTATGCATAAAAATGTCGATATTTTAGGGCAGTATTGTAAATCAGAAAAGGGGACAGAACTTTTCAGGTATTTACTTGCAAATTATGGAAGAAAAATCAGCAAGGAAGAAATCATTTCTCTGTTCTGGCCGGGTATGAATGAAAAACGTGCGAGACAGAATTTGAGTTCAACGCTTTATTTTGTCAGAAATGCCTTTGACAAAGCTCTTGGAGTCGGTGCTGGCAAAAACCTCTGCCGCTCCTCCTGTCAGATGTGCTGGATTGAATTTGACGAAAGCATCTATTTTGACGCATTGGAGCTAAAAAAAGAAATAACCTTGGCCAATAAGACATCTAATATCAATGAAAAGGTACTACACCTGGAAAATGCTGTATCGCTTTACAGAGGTGATTTCATGCAAGAGGATGAATACAACGACTGGGTGGTACCTATAAGAGTTGAATACAGAGAGATTGCAATGAATGCTTTTGTCGAACTCCTGGACATTCTCTACCAGAAAGGTGAGTATAATGAGTGTATGTTTTACACCCTGAGATTGATGGAGATAGCTCCTTATAACGAAACGGGAATAAAGTACAAGTTGCGTCTATTGAAACGACAGGGAAGAATCTCAGAAGCGCGTGAAACATACTTGAGATATGTTGAGCATCTAAAGAAGCACTATGACGAGAAGTTCGCAAAAGATTTTGAAGATATCATTTCTTCATTAGAAAACATCGATACACAGCCTAAAAAAGGACATGATTTGTTAGAGCAAAAGGGCGGGGCAGCCTTAATTGACGTCAAGATGTTTATGGAATTTGCCAAATTCGAATCACTAAAACGAACTTCAAGCGCATGCATTCTCTTTTTGCAGCCGAAGGGTTTCGAAAAACTGGCTGAGAGGGCAAAGAAAGAGTTGATTTTGCTTATAACTTCTGCACTCAGGCAGGGAGATGTGGTGGCTGTCAATGACAAAAATATCTATATTCTGCTCGCGGAAGGCAGAAAATCTCTAGCCAACATGGTCGAAAACAGACTTAAAAACAAGGAGAAGTTAAATAAGTTACTTGAAAATTTAGATTTAAATAGTATTCAGTCAAAAGCCTTTGAACTCAATACTTTTAATGATTACCTGATTTTCAAATCAAGTGTGTGA
- a CDS encoding MFS transporter → MDFSKTQKLSFFEGIAYNAAFMLTQGFIITGLAFQFNVTERVLAIIGVIPMISQMLQVFSPKLLKISGSRKRAMLISASIARYSFTVIPLFLLLNLKNQYLLLASLLIFGAFNSLTGNFWISIMKDIIPEERSGKFFGLRNLLISLSSMVLLFFYSLLIDILGESKGFLLVAVLGALSAVISRLILGKYEDPPKKTFITGSIFTEALRDDRFKKFLTFALFWNFTIALASPFFSYHQIVNLKLNYSYLSILGFIATGVSMFFYFLWGKLADKIGHQSVAEFSLFTASILASMWIFMNEHTFKYLLLVDSVVGGIAWSGINLTLFTLLLGIADSSKVEAYFAVFSFASGMGALFGALTGGFLAGWLNLLKLEIGGMTIYGIQFLFLTGGILRGISWLLLKRVKTRKKVSVPRYFFYTVSVLSRRAASRPYEYASMIIRISQILKKRKPRRSARVERKNQSYVL, encoded by the coding sequence ATGGATTTTAGCAAAACGCAAAAATTATCCTTTTTTGAAGGAATCGCTTACAACGCCGCATTTATGTTAACGCAAGGTTTCATAATAACCGGTCTTGCCTTCCAGTTCAATGTCACTGAAAGAGTCCTTGCCATAATTGGTGTCATTCCCATGATTTCACAGATGCTTCAAGTTTTTTCGCCGAAACTTCTAAAAATCAGTGGCAGTAGAAAGCGGGCAATGCTTATTTCAGCATCCATTGCAAGATATTCTTTCACAGTGATTCCCCTGTTCCTCTTACTGAATCTTAAAAACCAATATCTGTTGCTGGCATCACTACTGATTTTCGGAGCTTTCAACAGCTTAACAGGGAATTTCTGGATTTCTATAATGAAAGACATCATTCCGGAAGAAAGATCTGGTAAGTTTTTCGGACTAAGAAATTTGCTGATTTCTTTGTCGTCTATGGTTCTGCTTTTCTTTTACTCATTACTGATCGATATCCTTGGCGAGAGTAAAGGATTTTTGCTTGTTGCCGTCTTAGGTGCGCTCTCCGCCGTCATTTCTCGTTTGATTTTGGGCAAATACGAAGATCCTCCAAAGAAAACTTTCATTACCGGTAGTATATTTACAGAGGCATTAAGAGACGATAGGTTCAAGAAGTTTCTTACTTTTGCTCTTTTCTGGAATTTTACTATTGCACTGGCCAGTCCATTTTTTTCCTATCATCAGATAGTCAATCTTAAGCTAAACTATTCGTACCTAAGTATTTTAGGATTCATTGCAACCGGAGTTTCAATGTTTTTCTATTTCTTGTGGGGAAAATTAGCAGACAAGATAGGTCATCAAAGTGTTGCGGAATTCTCACTTTTCACCGCTTCAATTTTAGCTTCCATGTGGATATTTATGAACGAGCACACTTTCAAATATCTGTTACTAGTCGATTCAGTTGTTGGAGGTATAGCTTGGAGTGGAATAAATCTTACATTATTTACTCTACTACTGGGTATAGCTGATTCTTCTAAAGTTGAAGCATATTTCGCGGTATTTTCGTTTGCCAGCGGAATGGGAGCATTGTTTGGTGCTCTTACAGGAGGGTTTCTGGCTGGCTGGCTCAATTTGTTGAAGTTAGAAATTGGAGGCATGACTATTTATGGAATCCAATTTCTTTTTTTGACGGGGGGCATCCTCAGAGGAATATCATGGTTACTCCTTAAGCGTGTCAAAACCAGGAAAAAGGTTTCCGTCCCAAGGTACTTTTTCTATACCGTCTCTGTTCTCAGTCGACGTGCTGCTTCGAGACCATATGAATATGCATCAATGATAATAAGAATCAGTCAAATATTGAAAAAGAGAAAACCTAGAAGATCAGCGAGAGTCGAACGAAAAAATCAGTCATATGTTCTTTAG
- a CDS encoding MATE family efflux transporter: MDRQKMLAEESIGKLLMKLSVPAMIGMLVQALYNFVDTIFVGRGVGSLGIAGITISFPVQIFVMAFAQLIGIGGASIISRSLGAKDMAKANRTAGNIFTVVIFFGATMAVLGFTFLEPILKLLGASPTIMPYASDYLSIILFGTFFFSFAMATNSIVRAEGNAKVAMYTMLISAILNVILDPIFIFGLDMGVRGAALATVIAQATTAFYLLYYFLKGESLLRVELHDLKPNRAIIRESFAIGFSAFVRQVSGSVLGIIMNNTLVLYGGDVSVAVFGVINRLFMVFLMPMFGINQGFMPILGFNYGARKYDRAMEAIWLSVIAVSIISILTFVVLFSFPEVLIGIFSRDSELISEGIKAMKIIVLMTPLIGFQVIGAGMFQALGKGLPALILSMARQILFLIPIVLILPYFFGLNGIWASFPIADALAFIVTFVLFLKEMKVFKVKIRKAGEF; encoded by the coding sequence ATGGACAGGCAGAAAATGCTTGCTGAGGAAAGTATAGGAAAACTGCTGATGAAACTCTCTGTACCGGCGATGATAGGGATGTTGGTGCAGGCCTTATATAATTTTGTGGATACGATTTTCGTGGGAAGGGGCGTTGGTTCGCTTGGTATAGCGGGAATAACCATATCCTTTCCCGTCCAAATATTCGTAATGGCTTTTGCTCAGCTGATTGGTATCGGTGGCGCTTCGATAATTTCACGCAGCCTTGGAGCCAAAGACATGGCAAAAGCTAATAGAACGGCTGGAAATATTTTCACTGTGGTGATCTTCTTTGGTGCCACCATGGCGGTACTCGGTTTTACTTTTCTGGAACCAATCTTGAAGTTGCTTGGGGCCAGCCCGACGATCATGCCGTACGCTTCAGATTATCTCAGTATTATCCTTTTTGGCACGTTCTTCTTCTCTTTTGCCATGGCAACAAATAGTATTGTTAGAGCTGAAGGAAATGCTAAAGTCGCAATGTATACCATGCTCATATCGGCGATTCTTAATGTCATTCTCGACCCTATATTTATCTTCGGGCTGGATATGGGGGTAAGAGGCGCAGCACTGGCTACCGTTATCGCACAAGCAACGACCGCCTTCTATTTGCTTTATTATTTCTTGAAAGGGGAAAGTCTCCTCCGTGTGGAATTGCATGATCTCAAACCGAATAGGGCGATAATTAGAGAATCCTTTGCAATAGGCTTTTCCGCCTTTGTAAGACAGGTCTCTGGTAGTGTTCTCGGGATAATAATGAATAATACACTGGTTTTGTACGGCGGAGACGTATCTGTGGCTGTTTTTGGCGTCATTAACAGGCTCTTCATGGTTTTTCTGATGCCAATGTTCGGTATAAATCAGGGGTTCATGCCCATCCTTGGATTCAATTACGGTGCAAGGAAATACGACAGGGCAATGGAAGCCATATGGCTATCTGTGATCGCTGTATCCATCATTTCTATACTGACGTTCGTCGTTCTATTTAGTTTTCCCGAAGTGCTTATTGGTATCTTTTCCAGAGATAGCGAACTTATTTCTGAGGGAATTAAGGCTATGAAGATAATAGTTTTAATGACCCCTTTAATTGGGTTTCAGGTTATTGGCGCCGGTATGTTTCAAGCGCTTGGGAAGGGATTACCTGCCCTTATACTATCGATGGCGCGACAGATACTTTTTTTGATACCAATCGTCCTGATACTTCCATATTTTTTTGGACTGAATGGAATATGGGCTTCCTTTCCAATCGCTGACGCCTTAGCTTTTATCGTCACATTTGTACTTTTTCTGAAAGAGATGAAAGTTTTTAAAGTGAAAATAAGGAAAGCCGGTGAATTTTAA
- a CDS encoding GGDEF domain-containing protein: MRFVLGVLVFFLLVMFLNALSTPEGVKLTGKWKLISDDGKVEMVEIPFYRTLDRSGVYVLIKEFQRCEGDSILFSSVSNHGMRIYLNGVLLKEIGDFRSGTANIWNFSHIVRFDEELMQDKNILRVEMKGVYDLGIHRTPQVVYYEKVGWRNVIFNFFINDIYLLAMGGSIVLGIVLLTFGLSVPGDHTHFVYIAIASLLSSVYMMEFIYRETTGNVDELLLFKKFTLAAGLTAIAFLVQGVGQFTGINKRITTMVFLLNFSGVIFFFLMPDLISFEKTQIISYILFITSTIFLTTIVFWHRKKHLIFPATFLSTTVVYTVVAIMSGFSGIYVVGYGVLVASLGFGMALIENYRDIYKKAEVTHRKSLIDHLTGAFNRSILREIPISSNDVVVMIDLDNFKEINDKYGHEAGDKALITMVEKMKENLRQDDIIVRYGGDEFLLVLKNCDELTATEIVQRIAAALENAPIELRYSYGIARVTEDLRTAIKVADERMYKMKKRN; encoded by the coding sequence ATGAGATTTGTATTAGGTGTTTTGGTTTTTTTTCTGCTCGTAATGTTTCTAAATGCCCTGAGTACACCTGAAGGTGTTAAGCTCACTGGAAAGTGGAAACTCATATCAGACGATGGAAAGGTTGAAATGGTCGAAATCCCCTTTTACAGAACTCTCGATAGAAGTGGCGTGTACGTTTTAATAAAGGAGTTTCAACGTTGTGAGGGCGATTCGATCTTATTTTCCAGTGTTTCCAACCACGGAATGAGGATTTACCTAAATGGAGTATTGCTGAAAGAAATCGGCGACTTTAGATCCGGAACGGCAAACATCTGGAATTTTTCCCATATAGTCAGGTTCGATGAAGAACTAATGCAAGATAAGAATATTTTGAGAGTAGAGATGAAGGGAGTTTACGATCTGGGCATCCACAGGACTCCTCAAGTCGTCTATTACGAGAAAGTAGGATGGCGAAATGTTATTTTCAATTTTTTCATAAATGATATATACTTACTCGCTATGGGCGGCAGCATTGTTCTCGGAATCGTTCTGCTGACTTTCGGCCTCTCCGTCCCAGGTGACCACACTCACTTCGTCTACATAGCTATCGCGTCTCTGTTGTCTTCAGTTTACATGATGGAATTTATCTACAGAGAGACTACCGGTAATGTTGATGAACTGCTGCTATTTAAAAAGTTCACCCTTGCAGCTGGTCTGACTGCCATCGCATTTCTGGTTCAAGGTGTAGGACAGTTCACCGGCATAAATAAAAGAATAACTACGATGGTTTTCCTGTTAAACTTTTCAGGCGTTATCTTCTTTTTCCTGATGCCCGATCTTATTAGTTTCGAGAAGACACAGATCATTTCCTATATTCTCTTCATTACCAGCACAATCTTTCTGACAACCATCGTTTTTTGGCACAGGAAAAAGCATCTCATCTTCCCCGCAACTTTTCTCTCCACTACAGTCGTCTATACCGTCGTGGCCATTATGAGTGGTTTTTCAGGAATTTATGTCGTAGGTTACGGTGTACTGGTTGCTTCACTCGGATTTGGTATGGCTCTTATAGAGAATTATCGAGATATTTATAAGAAAGCTGAAGTCACCCATAGAAAATCCCTGATAGATCATTTAACCGGGGCTTTCAACAGAAGCATCCTCAGGGAAATCCCCATATCCAGCAATGATGTAGTAGTTATGATAGATCTCGACAACTTTAAAGAGATTAACGATAAGTACGGGCATGAAGCTGGTGATAAAGCATTGATTACTATGGTGGAAAAGATGAAAGAGAACTTAAGGCAGGATGACATCATTGTGAGATACGGTGGTGACGAGTTTTTGCTTGTTCTGAAAAATTGCGATGAATTGACAGCAACAGAAATAGTCCAGAGAATAGCCGCGGCACTTGAAAATGCCCCCATCGAACTGAGATATTCATATGGCATTGCACGGGTTACTGAAGACCTTCGCACTGCCATTAAGGTAGCCGATGAAAGAATGTACAAGATGAAGAAGAGAAACTGA